From a region of the Vidua macroura isolate BioBank_ID:100142 chromosome 3, ASM2450914v1, whole genome shotgun sequence genome:
- the LOC128805109 gene encoding cytochrome c oxidase assembly factor 6 homolog — protein MAAPTMEERKACWGARDEFWQCLDSHGDDATKCEKLRRAFESRCPQQWVKHFDKRRDFLKYRKKLETEGYHPPEDAGKS, from the exons ATGGCAGCGCCGACGATGGAGGAGAGGAAGGCGTGCTGGGGGGCCCGGGACGAGTTCTGGCAGTGCCTGGACAGCCACGGGGATGACGCCACCAAGTGCGAGAAGCTGCGCCGGGCCTTCGAGTCGCGCTGCCCGCAGCAGTGG GTTAAACACTTTGACAAAAGaagagactttttaaaatatagaaagaaGCTTGAAACAGAAGGGTATCATCCTCCAGAAGATGCTGGGAAGTCTTAG